The Cucurbita pepo subsp. pepo cultivar mu-cu-16 chromosome LG08, ASM280686v2, whole genome shotgun sequence genome contains a region encoding:
- the LOC111799870 gene encoding vacuolar-sorting receptor 1-like, translating to MMRGKPSVFLSVCFLLCVSCFGRFVVEKNSLKVTYPDSIKGVYECAIGNFGVPEYGGTMTGIVHYPKANQKACKSFDDVGISFKSKPGSLPTFVLADRGDCYFTLKAWNAQNGGAAAILVADDRLEPLITMDSPEEAKADANYLKDITIPSALISKSLGDEIKKALSNGEMVNINLDWTEALPHPDDRVEYEFWTNSNDECGPKCDSQIEFVKNFKGVAQTLEQKGYTQFTPHYITWYCPDAFTLSKQCKTQCINHGRYCAPDPEQDFSKGYDGKDVVVQNLRQICFFKVANESGKPWLWWDFVTDFSIRCPMKEKKYNEECANEVIKSFGIDLNKIKDCIGDPEADVENPILKAEQDAQIGRGSRGDVTILPTLVINNRQYRGKLDRGAVLKGICSGFQETTEPAICLTEDVETNECLTNHGGCWFDKEANISACRDTFRGRVCECPTVGGVKFVGDGYTHCEASGALRCEINNGGCWKGTHDGKTYSACSDGHTKGCKCPPGFKGDGVHTCEDVDECKEKLACQCPECKCKNTWGSYECSCRNGLLYMHEHDTCIGNIGSTVTSWSVVKIVILVLAITGIAGYAIYKYRIRRYMDSEIRAIMAQYMPLDSQGETASHVARGGV from the exons ATGATGAGGGGAAAACCCAGTGTTTTTCTCTCCgtttgtttccttctttgcGTCTCTTGTTTCGGTAGATTCGTTGTCGAGAAGAACAGCTTGAAGGTAACTTACCCAGATTCTATCAAGGGTGTTTATGAATGTGCGATTGGGAATTTTGGGGTTCCTGAATATGGAGGCACCATGACTGGCATCGTGCATTATCCTAAAGCTAATCAGAAGGCGTGCAAGAGCTTTGATGATGTCGGTATCTCTTTCAAGTCCAAACCTGGAAGTCTTCCTACTTTTGTTCTCGCTGATCGAGGAG ATTGTTACTTCACCCTGAAGGCGTGGAATGCACAAAACGGTGGAGCTGCAGCAATTCTTGTTGCAGATGATAGACTCGAACCCTTAATCACCATGGACTCTCCGGAAGAAGCGAAAGCAGATGCCAATTACCTAAAAGACATTACCATTCCTTCTGCTCTTATTAGCAAAAGTTTGGGGGATGAGATCAAGAAAGCTCTATCTAACGGGGAGATGGTCAATATAAATCTTGATTGGACAGAAGCTCTTCCACATCCTGATGATCGTGTTGAGTATGAATTTTGGACAAATAGCAATGATGAGTGTGGGCCAAAGTGTGATAGTCAGATTGAGTTTGTGAAAAATTTCAAAGGAGTAGCTCAGACCCTTGAGCAGAAAGGGTACACTCAATTTACTCCCCATTATATAACTTGGTATTGCCCGGATGCTTTTACTTTGAGTAAACAATGCAAAACTCAATGCATCAATCATGGGAGATACTGTGCACCGGATCCTGAGCAGGATTTCAGTAAAGGATATGATGGAAAGGATGTAGTCGTTCAAAATCTACGccaaatttgtttctttaaagTTGCTAATGAATCTGGAAAGCCTTGGCTGTGGTGGGACTTTGTCACTGACTTTTCAATTCGTTGTCccatgaaagaaaagaagtacAACGAGGAATGTGCCAATGAAGTTATTAAATCCTTTG GAATCGATCTTAACAAGATTAAAGACTGCATTGGAGATCCAGAGGCAGATGTGGAAAACCCAATACTTAAAGCTGAACAGGATGCACAG ATTGGTAGGGGCTCCCGTGGCGATGTTACCATATTGCCGACTCTTGTTATAAATAACAGACAGTATAGAG GCAAGCTGGACAGAGGAGCAGTTTTGAAGGGCATTTGTTCTGGATTTCAGGAGACGACAGAGCCTGCAATTTGTTTAACTGAAG ACGTGGAAACAAATGAGTGTTTGACAAACCATGGTGGTTGCTGGTTCGATAAGGAAGCAAATATTTCTGCATGCAGG GATACATTTCGGGGAAGAGTTTGTGAATGTCCTACTGTTGGAGGTGTGAAGTTTGTTGGTGATGGCTACACTCATTGTGAAG CTTCAGGAGCTTTACGCtgtgaaataaataatgggGGTTGTTGGAAGGGCACCCATGATGGCAAAACTTACTCTGCTTGCTCT GATGGCCATACAAAGGGCTGCAAGTGTCCTCCAGGATTCAAAGGTGATGGAGTCCACACGTGTGAAG ATGTGGATGAGTGCAAGGAGAAGCTAGCATGCCAGTGCCCAGAGTGCAAGTGTAAGAATACATGGGGCAGTTATGAATGCAGTTGCAGAAATGGTTTACTGTATATGCACGAACACGATACATGTATAG GTAACATTGGGAGCACTGTGACAAGCTGGAGCGTTGTTAAGATTGTTATCCTTGTGTTAGCCATCACTGGGATCGCGGGATATGCAATTTACAAATACAGAATCCGG AGGTATATGGATTCGGAGATACGGGCTATCATGGCTCAATATATGCCCTTGGACAGCCAAGGAGAGACTGCTAGTCACGTTGCCCGTGGGGGCGTATGA
- the LOC111799872 gene encoding transmembrane protein 87A-like, producing MARTERNRKAIGIGNAWMISFFVGLIFLCDKFIEVDASIHEYRSEIFIPKSNGFFFHGGSEALLASKVHGSSSPNSTDKSLKGKSFIRFETVTFVRTKESASHTNEMQQFTGLVEAIIFEVKDRERIGGSFLKSDMICCTRSLHDAGHCKSGEVIINENHDNPGWPKRIKTFFVGKDETAVIPPQTIEINSTGMYYLYFMFCDPQLKGTTIEGRTVWRNPDGYLPGKMAPLLKFYEFMSLAYLLLGLIWFLWFVKYWKDVIQLHYHITTVIALGMCEMGVWYFEYANFNSTGSRPMGITIWAATFTSVKKTLSRLLLLVVSMGFGVVRPTLGAITSKVLFLGFVYFVASEALELVEHLSNINDFYGKARLFLVLPVAFLDSCFIIWIFSSLSRTLEKLQIKRNMAKLELYRKFTNSLVVSVLLSITWIGFELYFNATDPLSELWKIAWVIPAFWTFLSFCLLAVICLLWAPSSNPTRYAYSEETGEELEEEGICLTSGGDMASKLERKERKGLIITPRGRY from the exons ATGGCGCGAACGGAAAGGAATCGCAAGGCGATCGGGATTGGAAATGCATGGATGATCAGTTTTTTCGTTGGATTGATCTTCTTGTGCGACAAATTCATAGAGGTTGATGCTTCAATTCACGAGTATCGAAGCGAAATTTTCATCCCCAAGTCAAATGGATTCTTCTTCCATGGCGGCAGCGAAGCTCTTCTCGCTTCGAAGGTACAtggttcttcttctccaaattcCACTGACAAATCTCTCAAAGGCAAGTCCTTCATCAG GTTTGAAACTGTTACTTTCGTGAGGACGAAGGAATCAGCTAGTCATACGAATGAAATGCAGCAATTTACTGGATTGGTGGAGGCCATCATCTTTGAGGTCAAAGATAGGGAGCGAATTGGAGGCTCCTTCCTCAAGTCAGATATGATATGCTGCACACGCAGTCTTCACGATGCTGGACATTGCAAGTCAGGTGAGGTTATTATCAATGAAAATCATGACAACCCCGGCTGGCCTAAACGCATCAAGACATTCTTTGTTGGGAAAGATGAAACTGCTGTCATTCCACCTCAAACTATTGAAATCAATAGTACTGGAATGTACTACCtgtattttatgttttgtgaTCCACAACTCAAAGGCACAACAATCGAGGGAAGGACAGTGTGGAGAAATCCGGATGGCTATTTACCAGGGAAGATGGCTCCTCTGCTGAAATTTTACGAATTCATGTCTTTAGCATATCTTTTGCTTGGCCTAATCTGGTTTCTATGGTTTGTTAAGTATTGGAAGGATGTTATACAGTTACATTACCACATTACAACGGTTATTGCTCTTGGAATGTGTGAAATGGGTGTATGGTACTTTGAGTATGCCAACTTTAATTCAACTGGAAGCAGGCCAATGGGAATTACTATATGGGCAGCAACCTTTACATCTGTGAAGAAGACATTGTCTCGTCTCCTTCTTTTGGTTGTTTCGATGGGATTTGGAGTGGTGAGGCCTACCCTTGGTGCCATCACTTCAAAAGTGCTTTTTCTTGGTTTCGTATATTTTGTTGCATCAGAGGCACTTGAGCTTGTGGAACATTTAAGTAATATCAATGATTTCTATGGAAAAGCAAGGCTGTTTCTGGTTCTACCTGTTGCTTTCTTGGATTCCTGCTTTATTATCTGGATCTTCTCATCTCTGTCGCGAACATTAGAAAAACTTCAG ATAAAGAGAAACATGGCAAAGCTGGAGTTATATAGAAAATTTACCAATTCTCTTGTTGTATCCGTCCTACTTTCTATAACTTGGATCGGCTTCGAG CTGTACTTCAATGCAACTGATCCATTAAGTGAGCTTTGGAAAATCGCTTGGGTTATTCCAGCTTTCTGGACTTTCCTGTCATTTTGTCTCCTGGCCGTGATCTGTTTACTCTGGGCTCCATCAAGTAACCCCACAAG GTATGCATATTCAGAGGAGACAGGTGAAGAGTTGGAAGAGGAAGGCATTTGTTTAACCAGTGGAGGAGATATGGCTTCTAAattggaaaggaaagaaaggaagggACTGATAATTACGCCTAGGGGAAGATACTGA
- the LOC111799556 gene encoding probable WRKY transcription factor 70: MDCSWVESTPFDRKKVADQLLRGHEFARQLQAHLRSGSSCGGTVSDDLVAKILSSFSKTISVLNRYSDADDINGSIVDNSPPEESEDSCRSSTPNDRRGCYKRRRNSHSWARDSSSLVDDGHAWRKYGQKSIQNAKFPRNYYRCTHKFDQGCQASKQVQRVEDHPPKFRTTYYGHHTCTNFLNTSDIVLGSSNFDDSGGVLLSFDTPTAAPAAVHDHERNQFFLPTDTDVDAMARVVKTEVVMGGTAAAEEVCSPSDYMSAGPSPDDFSEVMMSGSIGDFEDDVLQFHF, from the exons ATGGATTGTTCTTGGGTTGAATCCACGCCGTTTGATCGGAAAAAAGTCGCCGATCAATTGCTTCGTGGCCATGAATTCGCCCGACAACTTCAAGCCCATCTACGGAGTGGTTCCAGCTGCGGCGGAACAGTCTCCGATGATCTGGTCGCCAAAATCTTATCCTCTTTCTCCAAAACTATCTCCGTCTTGAACCGCTACTCCGACGCCGACGACATTAATGGGTCTATTGTGGATAATTCACCGCCTGAGGAATCTGAAGACAGCTGCCGGAGCTCCACCCCCAATGATCGGAGGGGCTGCTATAAGAGAAG GAGGAATTCCCATAGTTGGGCGAGAGACAGCAGCAGCCTGGTGGACGACGGGCATGCGTGGCGGAAGTACGGGCAGAAGTCGATTCAAAACGCGAAATTCCCGAGGAATTACTACCGATGTACCCATAAATTCGACCAGGGCTGCCAAGCCTCGAAGCAAGTCCAGCGAGTGGAAGACCATCCACCCAAGTTCCGTACAACTTATTACGGCCATCACACCTGCACCAATTTCCTCAACACTTCCGACATCGTACTGGGTTCCTCAAATTTCGACGATTCCGGCGGCGTCCTCCTCAGTTTCGACACTCCCACCGCCGCTCCCGCCGCCGTACACGACCACGAAAGGAACCAGTTCTTCTTGCCTACAGACACCGATGTCGATGCCATGGCTCGCGTAGTCAAAACGGAAGTTGTAATGGGAGgaacggcggcggcggaggaggtaTGCTCGCCGTCCGATTACATGAGTGCCGGCCCTTCACCCGACGACTTTTCCGAGGTTATGATGTCCGGTTCCATCGGCGACTTTGAGGACGATGTCTTACAATTTCACTTTTGA
- the LOC111800938 gene encoding uncharacterized protein LOC111800938, with product MENEKKKRKNKKKKNKQIRTSEDEIIASESTSVDDTHTTNGQNDQNPISGTVDSSCQHSRGTKDAVSEETNEHLRKESLLLAHDKAKLEDTIKRLHEENNVHMQKLADLELKLVEFEGEKHSWLRKEETLVDKIRRLQEDKTALDLEGARLLHTIEQLERDKASLIFNENSSTEMIVDKNKDISRLHAQVVELEEQRRDLLQENKQLTENVADYQSKITILERKISSTHTHSSDRVTKEMLSSQVDAARILVDKLITENAELIGKVNELYVELQRVTKAEVNSGMEPDQMVEAATDTATFNEPEPPLIHNMVTSSKSLDALESVPIHNHSVGDNIMDMDHDLLLSPTSLILPMEEGEIEQIPPQENEDRNRNRELSGAESDEKDVLLSDAPLIGAPYRLISFMAKYVSGADLVGKS from the exons atggaaaatgaaaagaagaagagaaaaaacaagaaaaagaagaacaagcagATTAGAACCTCAGAAGATGAAATAATTGCTTCAGAATCGACTTCTGTGGATGATACTCACACAACAAATGGACAGAATGATCAAAATCCAATTTCTGGTACAGTAGATTCTTCGTGTCAGCATAGCAGGGGAACAAAAGAT GCCGTTTCTGAAGAGACTAACGAGCATTTGAGGAAGGAAAGCCTTTTGCTTGCACATGACAAG GCTAAGCTGGAGGATACAATTAAACGCTTACATGAGGAAAACAACGTACATATGCAAAAATTG GCTGACCTAGAGTTGAAGCTTGTAGAATTTGAGGGTGAAAAACACTCGTGGCTTCGAAAAGAg GAAACGTTAGTGGATAAAATTAGAAGGTTACAAGAGGACAAGACTGCTTTGGATTTAGAAggg GCCAGGTTATTGCACACAATTGAGCAACTAGAGAGAGATAAAGCTTCATTGATTTTTAATGAG AATTCAAGCACGGAGATGATTGTGGATAAGAACAAGGACATCTCTAGGTTACATGCGCAG GTTGTGGAGTTGGAAGAACAAAGGCGTGATCTGTtgcaagaaaacaaacaactGACGGAAAATGTTGCTGATTACCAGTCAAAAATCACGATCCTTGAGAGGAAAATCTCTTCCACTCACACTCACTCTTCAGATCGAGTCACAAAG GAGATGTTGAGTTCACAAGTGGATGCAGCTCGTATTCTGGTTGATAAATTGATTACAGAAAATGCAGAGCTTATTGGGAAG GTGAATGAATTATATGTTGAGCTTCAAAGGGTTACAAAGGCTGAGGTAAATTCAGGCATGGAGCCTGACCAGATGGTTGAAGCTGCTACCGACACTGCTACTTTCAACGAACCTGAACCTCCCTTGATTCATAATATGGTCACATCAAGTAAAAGTTTGGACGCATTAGAATCTGTTCCAATCCACAACCATAGCGTTGGTGATAATATTATGGACATGGACCACGATTTGCTTCTGTCTCCAACCTCTTTAATACTGCCAATGGAGGAGGGAGAAATCGAACAAATTCCACctcaagaaaatgaagatagGAACAGGAACCGAGAACTGTCGGGTGCAGAGAGCGACGAGAAGGATGTGCTGCTTTCAGATGCCCCTTTGATTGGGGCTCCTTATCGGTTGATATCATTTATGGCTAAATATGTAAGCGGTGCTGACTTGGTTGGCAAAAGCTGA
- the LOC111800332 gene encoding KH domain-containing protein At2g38610-like: protein MSGLYNPNFSPARAASPQIRTSADADSQYLSELLAEHQKLGPFMQILPICKRLLNQEILRVSGMMSNQGFSDFDRLRHRSPSPMASSNLMSNISGTGFGSWNGLPQEPRLSGNPGTTMDWQGAPASPSSFTVKKILRLEIPVETYPNFNFVGRLLGPRGNSLKRVEATTGCRVYIRGKGSIKDPEKEEKLRGRLGYEHLNEPLHVLIEADLPANIIDIRLRQAQEIIEELLKPVDEPNDYIKRQQLRELAMLNSNFREESPGPSGGSVSPFNSSGMKRAKTGG, encoded by the exons ATGTCAGGTTTGTATAATCCCAATTTCTCCCCTGCAAGAGCTGCTTCTCCTCAGATTCGGACCTCCGCCGATGCTGACAG TCAGTACTTGTCGGAGCTGTTGGCTGAGCATCAGAAACTCGGTCCCTTCATGCAAATCCTTCCTATTTGTAAACGCCTTTTGAATCAAG AGATTTTGCGAGTTTCTGGAATGATGTCCAACCAGGGTTTTAGTGACTTCGACCGATTACGACATAGAAGCCCTAGTCCAATGGCTTCTTCAAACCTCATGTCAAACATTTCTGGCACAGGTTTTGGCAGCTGGAATGGACTCCCTCAGGAG CCCAGATTAAGTGGAAATCCTGGAACGACAATGGACTGGCAAGGTGCTCCTGCAAGCCCGAGTTCATTTACTGTAAAGAAGATTTTGCGGTTGGAAATACCAGTGGAGACGTATCCGAAT TTCAATTTTGTTGGGCGGCTTCTCGGACCTAGAGGCAATTCTCTAAAAAGGGTAGAAGCTACTACCGGATGTCGTGTGTATATAAGAGGAAAGGGGTCAATTAAAGATCCAGAAAAG gaagaaaaactcCGAGGGAGACTTGGTTATGAACATCTGAACGAACCGCTGCATGTCCTCATCGAGGCTGACTTACCAGCCAATATCATCGATATCAGGTTGAGACAGGCACAAGAAATTATAGAAGAACTACTCAAACCTGTG GACGAGCCGAATGATTATATCAAAAGACAACAACTGCGAGAATTAGCAATGCtgaattcaaatttcagaGAGGAAAGTCCTGGTCCGAGTGGTGGTAGTGTTTCACCTTTCAACTCGAGCGGGATGAAGCGAGCTAAAACCGGTGGCTGA
- the LOC111800333 gene encoding calcium-binding allergen Bet v 3-like has protein sequence MDGEASSESDVSRPRLSKKPSSSSSFQLRCPSLNSLRLRRIFDMFDKNGDGMITSEELGQALSLLGLDAEESELDSTVNSFIQPGNEGLRFEDFAALHQSLNDAYFGGQDGEVNQENEEEKRMSQEESDLTEAFRVFDEDGDGYISAAELQVVLRKLRLSEGNEIDSVQKMILSVDRNKDGRVDFFEFKDMMRSVIVRT, from the coding sequence ATGGACGGCGAAGCCTCATCGGAATCAGACGTTTCCCGACCACGGCTGTCGAAGAAACCGTCGAGTTCTTCTTCGTTCCAGCTCCGATGCCCTAGCCTGAACTCCCTCCGTCTCCGTCGCATATTCGACATGTTCGACAAGAACGGCGACGGCATGATCACCAGCGAGGAGCTGGGGCAAGCTCTGTCCCTGCTCGGCCTGGACGCGGAGGAATCCGAGCTGGATTCCACCGTGAACTCCTTCATCCAGCCGGGAAATGAGGGGCTGAGATTTGAAGACTTCGCGGCGCTGCACCAGTCGTTGAACGACGCCTACTTCGGCGGACAGGACGGGGAGGTGAATcaagagaatgaagaagagaagaggatGTCGCAGGAGGAGTCGGATCTGACGGAGGCGTTTAGGGTGTTCGATGAGGACGGCGATGGGTACATTTCCGCGGCGGAGCTGCAAGTGGTGCTGAGGAAGCTGAGGTTGTCGGAAGGCAATGAGATCGATAGCGTTCAGAAGATGATCTTGTCCGTTGATCGTAATAAAGATGGACGGGTCGATTTCTTTGAGTTTAAGGACATGATGCGCAGTGTTATTGTCCGGACATGA
- the LOC111800331 gene encoding serine/threonine-protein phosphatase PP1-like isoform X1 — MEGLEGLIDRLMEGRKNKGKKIQLIEPEIRQLCTTVKQVFLSQPNLLQLGAPINVCGDIHGQYPDLLRLFEMGGFPPEASYLFLGDYVDRGKQSIETITLLFAYKIKFPDKFFLLRGNHECASINRIYGFYDECKRRFSVRLWKIFTDCFNCLPVAAVIDDKILCMHGGLSPEMQSLEEVGDIERPIDVPDQGLLCDLLWADPDREIRGWGENDRGVSFTFGADKVTDFLKKHDLDLICRAHQVPLCFDFVFIETLIFELLTDFAQVVEDGYEFFADRQLVTIFSAPNYCGEFDNAGAFMTVDSSLLCSFQIIKPSK, encoded by the exons ATGGAAGGACTGGAAGGCCTCATAGACAGGCTaatggaaggaaggaagaacaaaGGCAAGAAGATTCAGCTAATCGAACCAGAAATCCGGCAGCTCTGTACCACCGTCAAGCAAGTCTTCCTCAGCCAGCCCAACCTCTTACAATTGGGAGCTCCGATCAACGTTTGTG GTGATATCCATGGCCAATACCCGGATCTTCTCCGGCTGTTTGAGATGGGCGGGTTTCCACCGGAGGCCAGCTACCTGTTCCTCGGAGACTATGTGGACAGAGGAAAACAGAGCATCGAAACCATAACCCTTCTCTTCGCGTACAAAATCAAATTCCCGGACAAATTTTTCCTGCTCAGAGGCAACCACGAATGCGCTTCGATCAACCGGATCTACGGATTTTACGACGAATGCAAACGGCGATTCAGCGTCCGGCTATGGAAAATCTTCACAGATTGCTTCAATTGCTTGCCGGTAGCGGCGGTGATAGACGACAAGATCCTCTGTATGCACGGCGGACTTTCCCCGGAAATGCAGAGCTTAGAGGAGGTGGGAGATATAGAGAGACCTATCGACGTGCCAGACCAGGGGCTTCTCTGCGATCTTCTATGGGCGGATCCCGACAGAGAAATCAGAGGTTGGGGCGAGAATGATCGGGGAGTTTCCTTCACGTTCGGCGCCGATAAGGTCACCGATTTCTTGAAGAAACACGATCTCGACCTAATTTGCCGCGCTCATCAGGTCCCTCTTTGCTTTGATTTCGTCTtcattgaaaccctaattttcgaATTGCTAACTGATTTCGCGCAGGTGGTTGAGGATGGGTATGAGTTTTTTGCAGACAGGCAATTGGTAACGATATTTTCGGCGCCGAATTATTGCGGGGAGTTCGATAACGCCGGAGCTTTCATGACCGTCGACTCCAGCTTGCTATGCTCGTTTCAAATCATTAAGCCCTCCAAATGA
- the LOC111800331 gene encoding serine/threonine-protein phosphatase PP1-like isoform X2, whose product MEGLEGLIDRLMEGRKNKGKKIQLIEPEIRQLCTTVKQVFLSQPNLLQLGAPINVCGDIHGQYPDLLRLFEMGGFPPEASYLFLGDYVDRGKQSIETITLLFAYKIKFPDKFFLLRGNHECASINRIYGFYDECKRRFSVRLWKIFTDCFNCLPVAAVIDDKILCMHGGLSPEMQSLEEVGDIERPIDVPDQGLLCDLLWADPDREIRGWGENDRGVSFTFGADKVTDFLKKHDLDLICRAHQVVEDGYEFFADRQLVTIFSAPNYCGEFDNAGAFMTVDSSLLCSFQIIKPSK is encoded by the exons ATGGAAGGACTGGAAGGCCTCATAGACAGGCTaatggaaggaaggaagaacaaaGGCAAGAAGATTCAGCTAATCGAACCAGAAATCCGGCAGCTCTGTACCACCGTCAAGCAAGTCTTCCTCAGCCAGCCCAACCTCTTACAATTGGGAGCTCCGATCAACGTTTGTG GTGATATCCATGGCCAATACCCGGATCTTCTCCGGCTGTTTGAGATGGGCGGGTTTCCACCGGAGGCCAGCTACCTGTTCCTCGGAGACTATGTGGACAGAGGAAAACAGAGCATCGAAACCATAACCCTTCTCTTCGCGTACAAAATCAAATTCCCGGACAAATTTTTCCTGCTCAGAGGCAACCACGAATGCGCTTCGATCAACCGGATCTACGGATTTTACGACGAATGCAAACGGCGATTCAGCGTCCGGCTATGGAAAATCTTCACAGATTGCTTCAATTGCTTGCCGGTAGCGGCGGTGATAGACGACAAGATCCTCTGTATGCACGGCGGACTTTCCCCGGAAATGCAGAGCTTAGAGGAGGTGGGAGATATAGAGAGACCTATCGACGTGCCAGACCAGGGGCTTCTCTGCGATCTTCTATGGGCGGATCCCGACAGAGAAATCAGAGGTTGGGGCGAGAATGATCGGGGAGTTTCCTTCACGTTCGGCGCCGATAAGGTCACCGATTTCTTGAAGAAACACGATCTCGACCTAATTTGCCGCGCTCATCAG GTGGTTGAGGATGGGTATGAGTTTTTTGCAGACAGGCAATTGGTAACGATATTTTCGGCGCCGAATTATTGCGGGGAGTTCGATAACGCCGGAGCTTTCATGACCGTCGACTCCAGCTTGCTATGCTCGTTTCAAATCATTAAGCCCTCCAAATGA
- the LOC111801143 gene encoding 50S ribosomal protein L17, chloroplastic, whose protein sequence is MAMAITTATATANSRWSFSSMRSALPSVEVGVRTPSRVSFPSSNGRASGRTCSKQIASFSGLCPLNPLISIGSSDYNSYEQNFTIVDNGYRVFAMRHGKRVPKLNRPPDQRRALLRGLTTQLLKHGRIKTTRARASAVRKYVDKMITLAKDGSLHKRRQALGFIYEKQIVHALFAEVKDRYGERNGGYTRILRTLPRRGDNAPMAFIELV, encoded by the exons ATGGCAATGGCGATTACtacggcgacggcgacggcgaaCAGCCGGTGGAGCTTCTCGTCAATGAGGTCAGCGCTACCTTCTGTGGAAGTAGGAGTTCGTACTCCCTCTCGCGTCAGCTTCCCGTCGTCCAATGGTCGAGCCAGTGGCAGAACCTGCAGCAAACAGATTGCCTCCTTTTCGGGCTTGTGCCCTTTGAACCCTCTCATTTCTATTGGCTCATCAG ATTACAACAGCTATGAACAAAACTTTACAATTGTTGATAATGGTTACCGAGTTTTTGCCATGAGACATGGCAAGCGGGTACCTAAGCTCAACAGGCCTCCTGACCAACGGCGTGCACTATTGCGAGGGCTCACCACCCAACTCCTTAAGCATGGTCGAATCAAGACCACCAGAGCAAGAGCCAGTGCTGTACGTAAGTATGTTGACAAAATGATCACGTTAGCAAAGGACGGTTCTTTGCATAAAAGGAGACAGGCTTTAGGCTTCATCTACGAAAAGCAGATTGTTCACGCCTTATTTGCAGAAGTGAAAGATAGGTATGGGGAGAGAAATGGTGGATATACCAGAATTTTAAGAACACTGCCTAGGCGAGGGGACAATGCGCCTATGGCATTCATTGAACTTGTCTGA